From a region of the Coffea arabica cultivar ET-39 chromosome 3e, Coffea Arabica ET-39 HiFi, whole genome shotgun sequence genome:
- the LOC113736444 gene encoding uncharacterized protein: MGSKTLLFLFISLAIALMITSEVAARELAETSTSVDNSNAVESDGYGGYRGGGYGGYPGGGYGGYHGGGYGGYHGGGYGGRGGGGRGGYGGYHGGGYGGYPGGGYGGRGGGGYGGRGGGYGGRGGGGYGGHPDEAVDAETEN; encoded by the exons ATGGGTTCAAAGacacttcttttccttttcatttcctTGGCTATAGCCTTAATGATTACCTCAGAGGTTGCTGCTAGGGAATTGGCTGAGACTTCCACATCTGTTGACAATT CTAATGCAGTTGAGAGTGATGGCTACGGAGGGTACCGTGGAGGAGGATATGGGGGCTATCCAGGAGGAGGTTATGGAGGATATCATGGGGGTGGATATGGAGGATATCATGGGGGTGGCTATGGCGGACGTGGCGGTGGCGGCCGTGGTGGTTATGGAGGATATCACGGGGGTGGATATGGAGGGTATCCTGGTGGTGGCTATGGAGGACGTGGTGGTGGTGGCTATGGAGGACGTGGTGGCGGCTATGGAGGACGTGGTGGCGGCGGCTATGGTGGACATCCTGATGAGGCTGTTGATGCAGAGACTGAGAACTAA